A stretch of DNA from Halorubrum sp. BOL3-1:
GGACGATCCAGAACGACATCATGAAGGAGTACATCGCGCGGAACCTCTACATCTACCCGCCGAAGCAGTCGATGCGGCTGATCACCGACATCTTCGAGTTCTGCGCGAGCGAGACCCCGAACTTCAACACCATCTCCATCTCGGGGTACCACATCCGCGAGGCGGGGTCGACCGCGGCCCAGGAGATCGCGTTCACCCTCGGGGACGGTATCGAGTACGTCGAGGCCGCCCTCGACGCCGGTCTCGACGTCGACGAGTTCGCCCCGCAGCTCTCATTCTTTTTCAACGCCCACAACAACATCTTCGAAGAGGCCGCAAAGTTCCGCGCCGCCCGCCGGATGTGGGCGCAGATCATGGAAGAGCGGTTCGGCGCCGAGAACCCCAAGTCGAAGCAGCTCAAGTTCCACACCCAGACCGGCGGCTCGACGCTCACCGCCCAGCAGATCGAGAACAACGTCGTCCGCGTCTCGTACCAGGCGCTCGCGGCCGTCCTCGGCGGCACCCAGAGCCTCCACACGAACGGGAAAGACGAGGCGCTCGCGCTCCCGACGGAGAAGTCGGTCCGCACCGCGCTCCGCACCCAGCAGATCCTCGCCCACGAGTCGGGCGCCGCCGACACGATCGACCCGCTCGCGGGGTCGTACTACGTCGAGAGCCTCACCGACGGGATCGAGGAGGAGGCGTTCGAGATCATCGAGGAGGTCGACCGCCGCGACGGCATGCTGGAGGCCGTCGAGAGCGGGTGGGTTCAACGGCAGATCCAAGACGTCGCCTTCGAGCGCCAGCGCGAGATCGAGGAAGGCGAGCGGATCATCGTCGGCGTCAACGAGTTCGAGGTCGACGAGGACCCGGAGATGGACTTAGAAGAGGTCGACCCGGACCAGGAGCAGAACCAGCGCGAGCGCCTAAACGAAGTGAAGGCCGAGCGCGACGACGGCGCGGTCGACGACGCGCTCGCCTGCCTCCGCGAGGCCGCGCAGGGGACCGAGAACGCGATGCCGCACGTCGTCGACGCGGTGAAGGCGTACGCGACGGTCCAAGAGATATCCGACGTGCTCCGCGACGAGTTCGGAGAGTACAAGCCGGGGCGGTGAAGCGGCGTCGCTCGGGGGTCAGTTCGCGCCGCGGACGACGTGTTCGTACTTCAGCGCCGCGACGAAGATCCCGCCCCCGACGGCGTTTCCGACGGTCGCGAGCGCGAGGAACGAGAGGTAGTCCGTCACCGAGATCGCGGGCGAGGTGAAGAGGCCGAAGAGGACCTCCACGTTGCCCGCGATCGAGTGCGGCAGGTGGAGCATTCCGATGGTACCGGTGACGACCACCACGAGGAGCAGCCGGCCGGTCGTCTCCTGTGCGGCGGTGACGAGCCACGCCAACAGTCCCATCAGCCAGCCGGCGAAGATCCCGCCCACGAACAGCCAGCGAAGATCGTGACCGACGAGTTTGAGCGCGATCGTCTCAAACGCGGCGGGGTCGACGACGCCGAGCCCGGGAGTCAAAAGGACCGCGAGCAGGGTGAAACAGATCCCGCCGACGAGGTTCCCGACGTACACCAGCCCCCAGAGTCGGCCCAGTTCCCGGAGCGACGCCTGCCGGTCCAGCACAGGGATCACCGCGAGCGTCGTGTGTTCGGTGAACAGCTCGGACCGCCCGAGGATGACGAAAATGAAGCCGACGGAGTAGACGCTCGCCAACAGGATTTCGGTCGGGAGGTCGCCGTAGCTCCCGGCCGAGAGCGTTAACGCGACCGCCATCAACAGCGGACCGAATCCGATATCGAGACCCGCTGAGAAGCCGGAGAGAAGCAGGCCGGACCGCTCGCGGTGCATCTCGTGGAGTGCGTTATCGAGGATCGATCCGAGGACGGTCCGCGACGACTTCTGATCTGACTGCGCGTCGGAATTCTGGTTGCTCACGGTGGGAGTACATTCACGCTTAATCGTGCTCCGACCCAAATCTTTCCATCGACGAGTCCCGGTTCCGGCTGCCGCCGTGGCGGGGAACGCCGAGTCCGGCCGACCGCTCGCCGGCATTTATGCCGCGGCGGCGACAGTATCGCGTATGCGCTTCGACCACGTCGGCGTCGCGACGCGCGACGCGACCGACTTAGCCGACCTGTTCGGCGGCCTGTGCGACGCCCCCGTCGCCCACGAGGAGACGTTCGACGACATGCGGATCGTCTTCCTCGAACTCGACGGCGGCGGCTACTTCGAGCTGCTCGAACCCGACGGGGGCGGGACGATAGCGGACTACCTCGACCGCGAGGGACCCGGCGTTCACCACGTCGCGCTCGCGGTCGACGACCTCCCGGCGGCGCTCGACGACGCCCGCGACCTCGACATCGACCTCGTCGACGAGGAGCCGCGGCCGGGCGCGTGGGGCCACGAGGTGGCGTTCTGCCACCCGCGGTCGACGGGCGGCGTCCTCGTGGAGTTCGTCGAGCGCTGAGACGGCCGCGGCGACCTTCTCGGTCAGTCGTCGCCGTCTGCCTCGGCCTCGACGGCGGGGTCGTGCGTCTCGTACCAGTCGAGTATCTTCTCCAACCGGTGGATCGCGCGGTCGGGGTCACCGATGTTGTGGTGTTCGTCCGGATAGACGACAAGCTCGGCGTCGACCCCCCGTTTCCGGGCGGCGACGTACAGCTGCTCCGACTGCGAGGAGGGGCACCGCCAGTCCTCGCCGCCGGCCATCACCAACAGAGGGGTCTCGATGTTTCCGGCGTCAAGCACCGCCGTCGACGCGTCGTACGCCTCGGGGTCCTCCCACGGGAGTCCGAACTCCGCCTCCAACCAGATATGTGTGTCGTCCGTCCCGAACGCCGAGCGCAGGTCGTAGATCCCGTGTTCCGGCGCCGCCGCGGCGAACAGGTCCGGCTCCTGCGTGACGAGGAACCCCTGCGCGATCCCCCGTACGAGAAGCCGTGGCCGAACACGCGGTCGGAGTCGACCCACCCGCGGTCCGCGAGGGACGCGACGCCCGCCGCGATGTCGTCGACCTCGGCGGTCCCCCACGCGCCGGTCAGCTCGGCGGTGAACTCTCGGCCACGCGAGGTCCCGCCCCGGTAGTTCGGGCGGAAGACGAGGTACTCTCGGCTCGTCAGCGCGGCGTGCCCGAGGCTGAACACCGGCTCGTCGTACGACATCGGGCCGCCGTGGATCGCCACCACCAGCGGGTGGTCGCCCTCTTCGGGGTCGACTTCGGGGTCGTGATAGAGCACGCCGTCGAGCGTCCAGCCGTCCGACTCCCACTCGACGCGACGGGCCGTCGGCATCGAGAACTCGTCCGTGAGCGACTCGTTGACGCGGGTGAGGCGCCGGAGGGACGCCGGCTCGGTCGCCGCGTCGTCACCTGCGCGGCCCCCGGCGGTCGCCGCGTCGTCACCTGCGCGGCCCCCGGCGGTCGCCGCGTCGAGGTCGTCGACATCGACCGCGTACAGGTCGCTGCCGTCGGTCGGGTGGGAGAACACCGTCACCGCCGTCGAGCCGTCGCCGTCGACGCCGAACGCGGCCATGGCCCGGTCGCGGCCCTGCGCCTCGAAGACGCGCGCTACGGTTCCGTAGGGGCCCTCGTCGTCGATGTCGACGCGGACCAGCCGGGTGCTGCTCTCGTCCGCAATCCGAGCGTATATCGAGCCGCCGACCCACGCCGGCTCGCCGCCGCGAGCGACCGTCCGGTCGAGGTCTGCGGTGAGCGAGACGGGGTCCTCGGGGTCGGTTCCGCCGCCGGCGTCGACGAGGTACACCTCGGCCGGGGCGGGCGGGTCGTCCGGGTCGCTCGCGACGGTCGCGATCCCCTCCCCGTCGGGGCGCCACGCCGGCGCGCCGTGCGTGAGGTCGCCGTCCGTGAGCCGCTCCGCGTCGCCGCCGTCGGGGGAGACGACGTAGATGTCGCGGACGGTGGTGTCGTCGGGGCGGTCGAGCCGGCAGGCGGTGAACGCGATCCGACCGGTTTCGCCCCACGTCGGGTCCATCCCCGAGAGGTCCTCGAAGGCACCGCCGCCGTACGCGTCGTCGAGCCGCCGGGGGTCGGTCTCGGGGTCGTCGAGGTCGACGACGAAGAGGTACCGCGTCACGTCGTCCGTCCACCCCGCGCCATTCACCTTGTGCTGGAGCCGCGTCGTCTCGATCGGTCCGCCCTCCTCGCGCACCTGGTCGAGGTATTCAGACTCCTCGTCGGTCGGGTCGCGCGACTCGATCACCAGCCGGTCGCCGTCGGGCGACCAGTCGAAGCCGGCGACGCCCTCGTCGCGCTCCGTCACCTGCCGGGCGTCGCCCCCCAAGGCGAGGTCGAACAGCCACACCTGTGGTTTGGGTTCCTCGTCGCCGTTCCCGAGGGGTTCGTCGTCGGTTTCGTCCTCAGTGTCGCCGTCGTCGCCCTCGGCTTCCCCCTCGTCTCGGTCCCGCCAGCCGACCCGTCGCTCGGCGTCGGGCTCGCGGGCGGCCACGAACGCGAGGCGGTCGCCGTCCGGCCCCCACGTCGGCGCGGAGGCGCCCGACGCGCTCGTCAGGCGGTGGGGTTCGCGAGAGCCGTCCGTCGGAGCGACGAACAGCGAGGAGACCGACTCGTCTGCGGCCTGATCGTACTCCGTCGCGGCGAAGGCGACGCGGTCGCCGGCGGGGGAGACGGCGACCTCGCCGATCTGGGTCAGCTCGTAGTACGCGTCCAGGGGCAGTTCCGACATGGACCGACCCAGCGGCCGGCGGAGCATATACGTTCGGGCCGCGGAACCCGATCGCGGGAGGGCGCCCCCGGGACGGCAGTCGATGTGCCGGCCGACGAGGCTCTCGGCCGACCGAACGCCGACCGACTTAACCCCGCCGCGGCCCGATCGTCGGCCGTGCTCCGCGACCTCTCGCGACCGATCGAGACGGGCATGCCGACCTACCCCGGCGACCCCGACGTGACGCTCGCGCCCGACGCGACCCACGGGGCCGACGGCTACGCGACGAGCCGGTTCCGGACCGGGACCCACGCGGGAACGCACGTCGACGCGCCGAGGCACACGCTCCCCGAGGGGGAGGCGATCGACGAGCGCGACGTCGGAGAGTTCGCGTTCGACGCCCGCCTCGTCGACCTCCGACCGCTGGAGCAGCGGGAAGCGATCGCGCCCGAGGCGCTGCCCGACCCGGGCGCCATCGACGACGACGTCGACCTCCTCCTCCTCCGGACCGGCTGGGCGTCCCACTGGGGGTCCGACCGGTACCGCGACCACCCGTACCTGACCGCGGCGACCGCCGAGCGCTGCCGAGCGGCGGACGTCGGGGTCGGTCTCGACGCCTTCGGGCCGGATCCGACGCCGACCGCAAGAGGGGATACGGAATCGCCCGCGAGCGACGGTGACGAGCCCGACGGCACGCCCGCACACGACGTTCTGTTGGGCGACTCGCTCCCGATCGTCGAGAATCTCTGCGGCCTCGACGACCTCCCGACGCGATTCCGGCTGTACGCCTTCCCGCTCCGGCTCCGCGGGGGAGACGGCTCACCGGTGCGCGCGGCGGCGGAATGGGACGACTGAGCCGATGGGGCGGAAGATGAAACGGAGCGCACGGCCCGGAACGCGACGTTGCCGCGCGTGTCGCCCGCGTCACAGACCAAACCCGTTTTAAGCGTCGGTGACGAACCGCGTCACAAGGTAGATATCTATGGAAATGCCACGCCGCTTCAACACGTACTGCCCGCACTGTGACGCCCACCACGAGCACGAGGTGGAGAAGGTTCGGTCGGGTCGCGCGACCGGTATGAAACGCGACGCTCGGCAGCGACGCCGCGCGCTCGCGACGATCGGCAACGCCGGCGGGTACTCGAAGGTGCCCGGTGGCGACAAGCCGACGAAGAAGACCCACCTGAAGTACCGCTGCGGCGACTGCGGAAAGGCCCACATGCGCGAGGGATGGCGCGCCGGCCGGCTCACGTTCCAGGACTAAGCATGGCAGGAGACTTCCACCTTCTGGCGTGCGACGAATGCGGGAACGAACAGGTCGTCTTCGGCAAGGCCTCCTCCACGGTGTCGTGTGCGGTCTGCGGCGCGACGCTCGCGACCCCCACCGGCGGGGAGGCGGAGCTTCACGGCGAAATCGTCGAAACCGTTGAGGCGCGGTAACAGCCTCACCGCTCCGTCATGAAGTACAGCGGCTGGCCCGAACCCGGCGAGTTGGTTGTCGGTGACGTCGACGAGATCGCGGACTTCGGCGTGTTCGTCGACCTCGACGAGTACGAGGACAAGCGCGGCCTCTGTCACATCAGCGAGGTCGCCTCCGGCTGGATCAAGAACGTCCGCGACCACGTCCGCGAGGGACAGACGGTCGTCGCCAAGGTGCTGGAGGTCGACGAGTCGTCGAGCCAGATCGACCTGTCGATCAAAGACGTCAACGAACACCAGCGCAAGGAGACGATCCAAGACTGGAAGAACTCACAGAAGGCCGACAACTGGATGGAGATCGCGCTCGGTGAGGACGTCGATGACGACCGCTACACCGCGGTCGCCAACGCCCTCCTCGTCGAGTACGAGAGCCTCTACGACGCCTTCGAGGCGGCCGCGATCAGCGGCGACGAGGCCCTCGTTGACGTCGACGACGACACTGTCGACGCGGTCGTCACGGCGGCCCGTGACAACGTCTCTGTCCCGTACGTCGACGTGACGGGGTACGTCGACCTCGAATCGGCGGCCCCCGACGGTGTCGACGACGTGCGCGACGCGCTCGCGACCGCCGAGGGGAACGGCCAGATCCCGGACGGCGTCGAGCTCGAGGTCGGCTACGTGGGATCGCCCGAGTACCGGATCAAGGTCCGCGCGCCCGACTACAAGACGGCCGAGGACCAGCTCGAATCCGCGGCGGCCCGCGCCCGCGAGTCCATCGAGGCCGCCGGCGGCGTCGGGGAGTTCCACCGCGAGCGACGCGAGGAAGACGAGTAACCGCGGGCGGTTCGACGTCGCGCCTTTTCACCCGTGAAATCAGATATCCGCGTCTGCGCGAACTGGGAGACCGCTCACGACCGCCCGGTGTACGCGCTCGACGACCGCTGCCCGGAGTGCGGCGGCCCGACCGAGAACAGCGCGCCGGCCCCGTTCGGCCCGGAGGATCCGTACGGCGAGTACCGGCGGCGGGCGCGGCGGCGCGACTCGGCGTAGGGTCCCGACTCGCCGGCGGCGCGGGCGGCGTCCGCACAAATAGCCACGCTCTTGTGAGCGCCGCCCGGACGGGCACGGTATGGAGGATATCGAGATCGACGAGGTCGCGACGCCGGCGCTGGACGACCCGGTGTTGATCGAGGGGCTACCGGGCGTCGGCCACGTGGGGAAACTCGCCGCCGAACACCTGTTAGAGGAGTTCGACGGGGAACTGGTTCGCCGGGTGTACGCCACGGAGTTCCCGCCGCAGGTGAGCATCGACGACGAGGGGATCACGGAGCTGACCTGCGCCGAGTTCCACGCCGTCGAGACCGACGGCGCCGACCTCCTCGTGTTGACCGGGGATCACCAAGCCGGGTCGAACGCGGGCCACTACCGGCTCACCTCGACGTTCCTCGACGTCGCCGAGGAGTTCGGCGCCGAACGGGCGTTCGCGCTCGGGGGGTCCCCACCGGCGAACTCGTCGAGGAGTACACGGTGCTGGGGGCGGTCTCCGACGCCGCCCTCGTCGACGACCTGGAGGACGCCGGCGTGGAGTTCCGCGCGGACGAGCCGGCCGGGGGGATCGTCGGCGTCTCCGGACTCGTCTTAGGTCTCGGCGGTCGCCGCGGTCTCGACGTCGCCTGCTTGATGGGCGAGACGAGCGGCTACCTGGTCGATCCGAAGAGCGCGCGGGCCGTACTGGAGACGCTGGAGGCCGTCCTCGACATGTCCGTCGACTACGAGAGCCTGGAGGACCGCGCCGAGGAGATGGAGGAGGTCGTCGGCAAGATCCGCGAGATGCAGGAGGGACCCGCGGTGCCGGACGACGACCTGCGGTACATCGGCTGATCGGCCGGGTTCACCGATTTCGGTCCGTTCTCGCCGCAGGTTCACCCTCGCCCAGTGACTGAAACCCCCGTCCGGCGTCCGGAACCCCCGCTTCCGGCAGAGCTAAACCGCATCCCCGATCATCGTTCGTCAATGACCGACGTACGCGTCGCCGGAGTCGGACTCACGCGCTTCGGGGAACATCCCGACCGGAGCGGCCGCGACCTGTTCGGTGCGGCCGCGCTGCGGGCGTTCGAGGACGCCGACGTCGACAGGTCCGACGTCGAGGAGCTGAACTACGGGAACTTCATGGGCGCGCTCGCGGAGCATCAGGGCCATCAGGCGCCGCTGATGGCCGAGGCCGCCGGCGTCCGCTGTCCGGCCACCCGTTACGAGTCGGCGTGCGCCTCCGCGGGGGTCGCGGTCCGCGAGGCGGTCCGGACGGTGGCCGCGGGCGACGCCGACGTGGTCCTCGCGGGCGGGATGGAGCGCATGACCCACCTCCCGACCGACGAGGCGACTGAGGGTCTCGCGATCGCGGCCGACGACCTCTTCGAGGTCCGGGCGGGCGTGACCTTCCCCGGCGCCTACGCGCTGATGGCGAACGCGTACTTCGAGGAGTACGGCGGGAGCCGCGAGGACCTCGCGCACGTCGCCGCGAAGAACCACGCCAACGCCGTGCCGAACGAGTACGCCCAGTACCGCAGGGAGGTGTCCGTCGAGGAGGCGATGGACGCGCCGCCGGTCGCGGAGCCGCTCCACCTCTACGACGCCTGTCCGATCACCGACGGCGCGAGCGCGCTCGTGCTGGTCTCCGAGGAGTACGCCGAGGAACGCGACCTCGACGCGTCGGTCGCGGTGACGGGCACCGGACAGGGGACGGACCGGATGGCGCTGGGCGACCGCGAACGCCTCGCGCGGACGCCCGCCGCGGACGACGCGGCGGCGGCCGCCTACGAGGACGCCGGGGTCGAGGCGGCCGACATCGACGTCGCGGAGGTCCACGACTGCTTCACGGTCGCGGAGGTGCTGGCGCTGGAGTCGCTGGGCCTCTTCGAGCCGGGCGAGGGGATCTCCGCCGCCCGAGAGGGGATCACGACCGCCGACGGCGACCTCCCGGTGAACCTCTCGGGCGGCCTGAAGGCGAAGGGTCACCCGGTCGGCGCGACCGGCGGCTCGCAGATCGCGGAGCTGACGCGGCTCCTCCGGGGCGACCACCCGAACAGCGGACACGTCGCGGACGCCGACGTCGGCGTCGCGCACAACGCGGGCGGTACGGTCGCGAGCGCGGTCGTCCACGTGCTGGAGGTGGCGGAATGAGCGACGACGCGGCCGGCTCAGACGGTGCGGACGGCGGCGACGCGGACGCCGGACGGACGGCGGAACACGCCGAGTGGCTCGACGCGCTGGCCGACGGCGACGGGTTCGCGCTCGTCTGCCCGGACGGCCACGGGTCGCTGCCGCCGCGACGCGTGTGTCCGGAGTGCGGGGCCACCGACCTCTCGCGGGAGCCGTTCGACGAACGCGGGACCGTCGAGACGTACACCGTCGTCCACGTCCCATCGCCGCGCTTCGCGGACGACGCGCCGTACGCGACCGCCGTGGTCGACTTCGGACCGGTGCGGGTCACGGGGGTCTATCGGGACGGAGGCGACTCCGTTCCCGACCTCGAGATCGGTGAGCGGGTCACGGTCGACGTCGGAGAGCGCGTTACCGACGGTGAGCGACTGGTCGTCTTCCGACCCGCTGACGGGGAGTAGTCGGGACGAACGGTCGATCGAGAGGGGCGGTCCGACGCGCGACCCAACTGTTATAATACCGTCATGGGTACGTGAGACGTATGTCCGACCGCATTTCGGTTCTCCTCGTCGACGACGACCCGGATCTCCTCGCGGTCACGGCCTCGTACCTCGAACGCGAGGACGATCGGATCGCGGTCGAGACCGCTGAGGACGCGGCGACGGGGCTTGAGGCGCTCGACGAGTGCGACGTCGAGTGCGTGGTCTCCGACTACGAGATGCCCGGCGGGGACGGACTCGAATTCTTACAGGTGGTCCGCGAGCGCGACCCTGATCTCCCTTTCATCCTCCACACGGGAAGAGGGTCTGAGGAGATCGCGAGCGAGGCCATCTCCGCCGGCGTGACCGACTACATCCAGAAGCGCGGCGGGACCGAGCGGTACGAGCGGCTGGCGAACCGGGTCGTCGAGGCCGTCGAGAAGTGCCGTGCGGAGCGGGACGCCGACCGGATGCGGCGGCAGCTGGAGGCGATTGCCGACCACTCGCGGGACGCGATTCTCACCGTCGACGACGACGGCACGATTCGGTTCGCGAACCCGGCCGTCGAGCGGCTGTTCGGATACGCGCCCGGCGAACTCGTGGGCGAACCGTTGGCGACGCTGACCCCCCGACGGAACGGCGACGAGCTTCTCGACACGCTGGAACGCCACCTCGATGTCGCCGCCGACGAGGGCGACGGCGCCTCGGTCGAGCTCTCCGGACGGCACCGCGACGGGAGCAAGCTCGCCCTCTCCGTCTCCTTCGGCGAGTTCGAACGGGACGGCGAACGTCGGTTCGTCGGGATCTCCCGGGATGTCACGGAGCGCGAGCGACACCGAGCGTTCGTCGAACACTCAAGCGACGTCGTCGCAGCGCTCGACGCGGACGGGACGTTCCAGTACGTGAGCCCCTCCGCCGAACGGATCTTGGGGCACGACCCCGAGGAACTCGTCGGCGAGAACGCGTTCTCGTACGTCCACCCCGACGACCGCGAGGCCGTCGTCGAGACCTTCGAGGAGTCGGCGGACGGCGACTCGTCGACCGGGTCGGAGTCGTCGACGAGGTCGGTCGAGTACCGGGTTCGGTGTGCCGACGGCGGCCATCGGTGGGTCGAGTCCGTCGGGAACAGCTGGCTCGACGACAACGCCATCGGGGGGTACGTGGTCAACACCCGCGACATCTCCGACCGCAAGGAGCGCGAGCAGACGCTGGCGCGGCTCCGCGAGTGGACGCGGGAACTCAACTACGCCCGGACGGTCGACGAGACGGCACAGCTGGCGGTCGACGCGGTCGACGACCTGGTCGACGCCGGCCTGAGCGGGATCCACCTGCGCAGCGACGACGGCGACCGGCTCGAACCGGTCGCGCTCGGCGATTCGGTGCCCATGCTGTTCGACGAGCAGCCGACCTACGAGCGGGGCGCGCCGCCCGGGACGCGGGCCGCCCTCGTGTGGGAGGCGTTCCGCGGCGACGGGTCGATCGTCATCGACGAGGTCTCGACGTACGAGCCGTTGGCGGAGGAGACGCCGGCCGAAAGCCTCGTGTTGCGACCGGTCGGCGACCACGGACTGTTCGTCGTCTCCGCCCCGACGGCTCACGAGTTCACCGACACCGACGTCCTCGTCGCCGGGATCCTCTCAGAGCATCTGGAGGCCGCGCTCGACCGCGCGGAGCGGGAGCGGCGGCTGGAGCAGCTCCACGGCGCGACCCGGACCCTCGTCCGGGCGGAGTCGCGAGAGGAGATCGCCCAGCGGGCGGTCGAGGCGGCCGAGGACGTGCTCGGCTTTTCGGTCGTCACCGTCCGGATCCACGACCCGGACGCCGGCGGGCTCGTTCCGGCGGCCGTCTCCGAGTTCACTGAGGAGCTGTTGCCCGAACGCGAGACGTTCACGCCCGACGGCGGGAGCCTCAACTGGAGGGCGTTCGAGGCGGGAGAGGTCCGCACCTACGACGATATCAGGGAGACGGACGCGCTCGACGCCGACACCCCCCTCCGGAGTCTCATGATCCTCCCGGTCGGGGAGTTCGGGACCCTCTCGGTCGGCAAGACGGAGCCGGAGGTGTTCGACGGGACCGACGAGTTCCTCGCGCGGATCCTCGCGACCGCGGTCGAGACCGCGTTCCAGGCCGCGGAGCGGACCCGGCGCCTCCACGAGCGGAGCAGGGAGCTGGAGCGACAGAACGACCGGCTGGAGGAGTTCGCCAGCGTCGTCTCTCACGACCTCCGGAATCCCCTCAACGTCGCGCAGGGGCGGGTCGAGCTCGCCGCGGAGGAGTGCGGCTCGGAGCACCTCGACGCCGCCGTCACGGCCCACGAGCGAATGGAGGCGCTGATCGACGACCTGCTCGTGCTGGCGCGCGAGGGCGAGACGGTGAGCGAGACCGACCCGGTCCGAGTCGCAGACGCCGTCCGCGGATGCTGGTCGACCGTCGACACGGCGGACGCCGTCCTCTCCGTCGAGACCGACCTGACCCTGCGAGCCGACGAGAGCCGGCTCCGACAGCTGTTAGAGAACCTGATCCGCAACGCGGTCGAACACGGCGGGGACGACGTGACGATCACCGCCGGCGCGCTCGACGGCGGCTTCTACGTGGCGGACGACGGACCGGGAATCCCCGCGAACGAGCGGGACGCGGTGTTCGACGCCGGCTACTCGACCTCGGAGTCGGGAACGGGGTTCGGACTCCGGATCGTCGAACAGGTGGCCGACGCCCACGGGTGGGAGGTGCGCGCCGTCGAGAGCGAAGCGGGCGGAGCGCGGTTCGAGGTCACCGGCGTCGAGTCCGCGGCCTGATCGTCTCGGACCCGACGGTGACGGGCCCGACCGAGGAGTCGATCAGTCCCGGGTGACCAGTTCGACCTCGTGGCCGTCCTGGTCTTTCGTGAACGCGTAGTTGTGGTCGCAGGACGCGGGGTCGCGGTACTCCGGCGCCTCGCGGGTCACGAGCGCGTCCCAGGCGTCGTCG
This window harbors:
- a CDS encoding PAS domain S-box protein, translated to MSDRISVLLVDDDPDLLAVTASYLEREDDRIAVETAEDAATGLEALDECDVECVVSDYEMPGGDGLEFLQVVRERDPDLPFILHTGRGSEEIASEAISAGVTDYIQKRGGTERYERLANRVVEAVEKCRAERDADRMRRQLEAIADHSRDAILTVDDDGTIRFANPAVERLFGYAPGELVGEPLATLTPRRNGDELLDTLERHLDVAADEGDGASVELSGRHRDGSKLALSVSFGEFERDGERRFVGISRDVTERERHRAFVEHSSDVVAALDADGTFQYVSPSAERILGHDPEELVGENAFSYVHPDDREAVVETFEESADGDSSTGSESSTRSVEYRVRCADGGHRWVESVGNSWLDDNAIGGYVVNTRDISDRKEREQTLARLREWTRELNYARTVDETAQLAVDAVDDLVDAGLSGIHLRSDDGDRLEPVALGDSVPMLFDEQPTYERGAPPGTRAALVWEAFRGDGSIVIDEVSTYEPLAEETPAESLVLRPVGDHGLFVVSAPTAHEFTDTDVLVAGILSEHLEAALDRAERERRLEQLHGATRTLVRAESREEIAQRAVEAAEDVLGFSVVTVRIHDPDAGGLVPAAVSEFTEELLPERETFTPDGGSLNWRAFEAGEVRTYDDIRETDALDADTPLRSLMILPVGEFGTLSVGKTEPEVFDGTDEFLARILATAVETAFQAAERTRRLHERSRELERQNDRLEEFASVVSHDLRNPLNVAQGRVELAAEECGSEHLDAAVTAHERMEALIDDLLVLAREGETVSETDPVRVADAVRGCWSTVDTADAVLSVETDLTLRADESRLRQLLENLIRNAVEHGGDDVTITAGALDGGFYVADDGPGIPANERDAVFDAGYSTSESGTGFGLRIVEQVADAHGWEVRAVESEAGGARFEVTGVESAA